The following are from one region of the Arcobacter defluvii genome:
- the lspA gene encoding signal peptidase II has translation MKKELKIAATIFVVVFIIDQVVKYGFANLGWDVDGPYMSLKLAYNYGVAFSMFSFLEHYLKYIQLSIVLIAMIYLFMNKDIFKEYYVPIALLFAGGLSNILDRFTYGGVVDYFYWHHWFEFAIFNFADVIIDLGVVIIIYKQIKQSREEKKKNEI, from the coding sequence ATGAAAAAAGAGTTAAAAATTGCAGCAACTATATTTGTAGTTGTATTTATAATAGACCAAGTTGTTAAATATGGTTTTGCAAATTTAGGTTGGGATGTTGATGGTCCTTATATGTCTTTAAAATTGGCATATAACTATGGAGTAGCATTTTCAATGTTCTCTTTTTTAGAGCATTATTTGAAATATATTCAATTATCAATAGTTTTAATAGCAATGATTTATTTATTTATGAATAAAGATATTTTTAAAGAGTATTATGTGCCAATAGCATTACTTTTTGCAGGTGGATTATCAAATATACTTGATAGATTTACTTATGGTGGAGTAGTTGATTATTTTTATTGGCATCATTGGTTTGAATTTGCAATTTTTAACTTTGCAGATGTTATTATAGATTTAGGTGTGGTTATAATAATTTACAAGCAAATTAAGCAATCAAGAGAAGAAAAGAAGAAAAACGAGATTTAA
- a CDS encoding 3-isopropylmalate dehydratase large subunit — MGQTITEKIFSEHVGKVVYAGEIVRSPIDMVIGNDITTPISIRAFEDGGFEKLANPDGFAIVLDHFIPAKDIASANQAKISRDFAMKHNLKNFFDEKDMGIEHALLPEKGLVIPGDVIIGADSHTCTHGALGAFSTGMGSTDISFGMITGGNWFKVPESIKVVFKGKPAPFVTGKDLILEIIRILGVDGALYKALEFTGDTIQYLSMDDRFSLCNMAIEAGAKNGIVAYDEITKEFLDKVSAANGGLRAEPKIHYSDDDANYCQVIEIDVAKLEPVIAYPFLPSNGHSVSQAVSDNIRVDQVFIGSCTNGRLSDFKMAAEILAGKKVARHVRLILTPGTQKILREATKLGYIDTLVDAGAVVSNPTCGACLGGYMGILGDGEVCISTTNRNFVGRMGSRSSKIYLANSAVAAASAISGYITDPRSL, encoded by the coding sequence ATGGGTCAAACAATAACAGAAAAAATTTTTAGTGAACATGTAGGAAAAGTTGTATATGCAGGTGAAATCGTAAGAAGTCCAATTGATATGGTAATTGGAAATGATATTACAACTCCTATTTCAATTAGAGCTTTTGAAGATGGTGGTTTTGAAAAACTTGCTAATCCAGATGGTTTTGCAATTGTTTTAGACCACTTTATCCCAGCAAAAGATATAGCTTCTGCTAACCAAGCAAAAATCTCAAGAGATTTTGCAATGAAACACAATTTAAAAAATTTCTTTGATGAAAAAGATATGGGAATTGAGCATGCATTATTACCAGAAAAAGGTTTAGTAATCCCTGGTGATGTTATTATTGGAGCAGATTCACATACATGTACTCATGGTGCATTAGGTGCTTTCTCAACAGGTATGGGAAGTACAGATATCTCTTTTGGAATGATTACAGGTGGTAACTGGTTTAAAGTTCCAGAATCAATTAAAGTAGTATTCAAAGGTAAACCAGCACCATTTGTTACAGGAAAAGATTTAATTTTAGAAATTATTAGAATTTTAGGTGTTGATGGAGCTTTATACAAAGCTTTAGAATTTACTGGTGATACAATTCAATATTTATCAATGGATGATAGATTCTCTTTATGTAACATGGCTATTGAAGCAGGTGCAAAAAATGGTATTGTTGCATATGATGAAATTACAAAAGAATTCTTAGATAAAGTAAGTGCTGCAAATGGTGGATTAAGAGCTGAACCAAAAATTCACTATTCTGATGATGATGCAAACTATTGTCAAGTTATTGAAATAGATGTAGCAAAATTAGAACCAGTTATTGCATATCCTTTCTTACCATCAAATGGTCACTCAGTTTCTCAAGCAGTTAGTGATAATATTAGAGTTGATCAAGTATTTATTGGATCATGTACAAATGGAAGATTAAGTGACTTTAAAATGGCTGCTGAAATTTTAGCAGGTAAAAAAGTAGCACGTCATGTAAGACTTATCTTAACTCCTGGAACTCAAAAAATTCTTAGAGAAGCAACAAAACTTGGTTACATTGACACTTTAGTTGATGCTGGAGCAGTTGTTTCAAATCCCACATGTGGAGCATGTTTAGGTGGATATATGGGGATTTTAGGAGATGGAGAAGTTTGTATCTCTACAACTAACAGAAACTTTGTTGGAAGAATGGGTTCAAGAAGTTCAAAAATTTATTTAGCAAATAGTGCAGTTGCTGCAGCATCTGCAATTTCAGGATATATAACAGATCCAAGAAGCTTATAA
- the mobA gene encoding molybdenum cofactor guanylyltransferase MobA produces MDILPFEIPCVILSGGKSSRMGEDKSLLPFLHNNSIIEYQYQRLKPYFKDIYISSKTNKFDFIDETTLILDENKDIYSPILALDTIFEKLNNQKIFIITVDTPFVTIDSIKRIIDESIDVDICVAETEKIHNLCGVFSSNISLTIKTMLKKDIHKIFYLIKNNLHKIINFSNDDEFMNINNKNEYEKSLSYINKNNNSYKF; encoded by the coding sequence ATGGATATACTTCCATTTGAAATACCTTGTGTAATTTTAAGTGGAGGTAAAAGCTCACGAATGGGAGAAGATAAATCTCTTCTCCCTTTTCTTCATAATAATTCTATAATTGAATATCAATACCAAAGATTAAAACCTTATTTTAAAGATATTTATATCTCTTCAAAAACGAATAAATTTGATTTTATTGATGAAACAACACTTATTTTAGATGAAAATAAAGATATATATTCTCCAATACTTGCATTAGATACAATTTTTGAGAAATTAAATAATCAAAAAATTTTTATAATAACTGTTGATACTCCATTTGTAACTATAGATTCAATAAAAAGAATTATTGATGAATCAATTGATGTAGATATATGTGTAGCTGAAACTGAAAAAATACATAATTTATGTGGTGTATTTTCATCAAATATAAGTTTAACTATTAAAACAATGCTAAAAAAAGATATACATAAAATTTTTTATTTGATAAAAAATAATTTACATAAAATTATAAATTTTTCTAATGATGATGAATTTATGAACATAAATAATAAAAATGAATATGAAAAATCATTATCTTATATAAATAAAAATAATAATTCTTATAAATTTTAA
- a CDS encoding NAD(P)/FAD-dependent oxidoreductase gives MAKNELEEALELVDSEIKKAGISRREAFKLAGLGSAAYLFSGTNAEANTEAKASEATGKIVIIGGGLAGISTAARLVNHLSNPDITIVEPNPKSVTYQPGTTLVASGIYKKEDIDYNTKDFLPKGVTLLKDKAIDFNPEANKVALESGETLTYDFLIVTAGIALDYGAIKGLEEIGDAYTAGDASKILKVFGDSGVTSVYNVDSAVAMWEQMQKFVQKAKDGQKVKGVFTDPNTAIKCGGAPKKVMYLTNARLNEAKARANAELTFYADSGKLFGVKEYADAIEKQFIARDMKWNFNHNLIAVDINKKIATFDKHWQEKGAYDKDLEEYEMVTKHQNIEVPFDFLHITPPQKAPDEIGKSAIGSAKGWVPVNKETLQHVKYKNIFSLGDIAAVPMGKTGGSVRKQYKVLVDNLIAVMEGKEPTAKYAGYTVCPLITDIGKVMLAEFDWTAKPTPSFPLDPTQERYIWWLLKVYLLKPMTQYGMLSGKA, from the coding sequence ATGGCAAAAAATGAACTAGAAGAAGCACTAGAACTAGTTGATTCAGAGATAAAAAAAGCTGGAATTTCAAGAAGAGAAGCTTTTAAGTTAGCAGGATTAGGTTCAGCAGCTTATTTATTTTCAGGAACTAATGCAGAAGCAAATACAGAGGCAAAAGCAAGTGAAGCAACAGGGAAAATTGTGATTATTGGAGGGGGATTGGCTGGTATTTCAACTGCAGCAAGATTAGTTAATCATTTATCAAATCCTGATATTACAATTGTTGAACCAAATCCAAAATCAGTAACATATCAACCAGGGACTACATTAGTTGCATCAGGAATTTACAAAAAAGAAGATATTGATTACAATACAAAAGATTTTTTACCAAAAGGTGTAACTCTTTTAAAAGATAAAGCAATTGATTTTAATCCAGAAGCAAATAAAGTTGCATTAGAATCAGGGGAAACACTAACTTATGACTTTTTAATTGTAACTGCTGGAATAGCATTAGACTATGGTGCGATTAAAGGACTAGAAGAGATAGGAGATGCTTATACAGCAGGAGATGCTTCTAAAATACTAAAAGTATTTGGCGATTCTGGTGTTACATCTGTTTATAATGTTGATTCTGCTGTTGCTATGTGGGAACAAATGCAAAAATTTGTACAAAAAGCAAAAGATGGACAAAAAGTAAAAGGTGTGTTCACTGACCCAAATACTGCAATAAAATGCGGTGGAGCACCAAAGAAAGTTATGTATTTAACAAATGCTAGATTAAATGAAGCAAAAGCAAGAGCGAATGCCGAATTAACATTTTATGCAGATAGTGGAAAATTATTTGGTGTAAAAGAGTATGCAGATGCAATTGAAAAACAATTTATAGCAAGAGATATGAAATGGAATTTTAATCACAATTTAATTGCAGTTGATATAAATAAAAAAATTGCAACTTTTGACAAACACTGGCAAGAAAAAGGTGCATATGATAAAGATCTAGAAGAGTATGAAATGGTAACTAAACATCAAAACATTGAAGTACCATTTGATTTCTTACATATTACACCTCCACAAAAAGCTCCAGATGAAATAGGAAAATCTGCAATTGGTTCAGCTAAAGGGTGGGTACCTGTTAATAAAGAAACATTGCAACATGTAAAATATAAAAATATTTTTTCATTAGGTGATATTGCCGCTGTTCCTATGGGTAAAACAGGCGGAAGTGTAAGAAAACAATATAAAGTATTGGTTGATAATTTAATTGCCGTAATGGAAGGGAAAGAGCCAACAGCAAAATATGCTGGTTATACAGTTTGTCCTTTAATAACTGATATAGGAAAAGTAATGTTAGCTGAGTTTGATTGGACAGCAAAACCAACTCCATCTTTCCCTCTTGATCCAACACAAGAAAGATATATTTGGTGGTTATTAAAAGTTTATTTATTAAAACCTATGACACAGTATGGTATGTTAAGTGGCAAAGCATAA
- the rplT gene encoding 50S ribosomal protein L20, whose protein sequence is MPRVKTGVVRRRRHKKVLKAARGFFSGRRKHFRKAKEQLERSLVYAFRDRRQKKRDIRKLWIIRINAACRLNDINYSRFMNGLKLSGLELDRKILADMAMNDSAAFASLVVTAKAALK, encoded by the coding sequence ATGCCTAGAGTTAAAACTGGTGTTGTTAGAAGAAGAAGACATAAGAAAGTATTAAAAGCTGCTAGAGGATTCTTCAGTGGTAGAAGAAAACACTTTAGAAAAGCTAAGGAACAATTAGAAAGATCTTTAGTTTATGCTTTTAGAGATAGAAGACAGAAAAAAAGAGATATTAGAAAATTATGGATTATAAGAATCAATGCAGCTTGTAGATTAAATGATATTAACTACTCAAGATTCATGAACGGATTAAAATTATCTGGTTTAGAATTAGATAGAAAAATTTTAGCTGATATGGCTATGAATGATTCTGCTGCATTTGCATCATTAGTAGTTACTGCTAAAGCTGCACTAAAATAA
- the rpmI gene encoding 50S ribosomal protein L35, whose amino-acid sequence MPKMKTVSGALKRFKVKKNGSIKRGSAFRSHILTKMTQKRKRNLRGPKTVHSTDAGRILVALCKA is encoded by the coding sequence ATGCCAAAAATGAAAACTGTTAGTGGCGCTTTAAAAAGATTTAAAGTGAAGAAAAATGGGTCAATTAAAAGAGGTTCAGCTTTTAGAAGCCATATCTTAACTAAAATGACTCAAAAAAGAAAAAGAAACCTACGAGGACCAAAAACTGTACATAGTACAGATGCTGGAAGAATACTTGTAGCATTATGTAAAGCGTAA
- the infC gene encoding translation initiation factor IF-3: MSKDKRKDDVIMNEMITSKEVRCTSDEGTNYGIISTSDALNLADEMGLDLVLVAPDAKPPVAKIMDYGKFRYQQEKKKKEAKKNQKVIVIKEIKLSVKIAENDINYKVKHAREFLDEGNHVKFRVFLKGREMANPQSGIDVLNRIWPMLEDIAIMDKEPKLEGRYVNLMVLPKKD, encoded by the coding sequence TTGAGTAAAGACAAAAGAAAAGATGATGTAATCATGAATGAAATGATTACATCAAAAGAAGTTAGGTGTACAAGTGATGAGGGGACGAATTATGGAATTATTTCAACTTCTGATGCATTAAATCTTGCAGATGAAATGGGCTTAGATTTAGTTTTAGTTGCACCTGATGCAAAACCACCTGTTGCGAAAATTATGGATTATGGTAAATTTAGATACCAACAAGAAAAAAAGAAAAAAGAAGCTAAAAAGAATCAAAAAGTTATTGTAATAAAAGAGATTAAACTTTCAGTAAAAATTGCTGAAAATGATATCAATTACAAAGTTAAACATGCAAGAGAATTTTTGGATGAAGGAAATCATGTTAAATTTAGAGTTTTCTTAAAAGGTAGAGAAATGGCTAATCCTCAATCAGGAATTGATGTACTAAACAGAATTTGGCCTATGCTAGAAGACATTGCTATTATGGATAAAGAACCTAAACTTGAAGGAAGATACGTAAATCTTATGGTTCTTCCTAAAAAAGACTAA
- the thrS gene encoding threonine--tRNA ligase has protein sequence MEPIGILKDGQIYDLQTADALNIQGEEIKADDSKESLDILRHSCAHLMAQAIKELYPEAKFFVGPVVKEGFYYDFKVESKISDDDLPTIEKKMKEIADRKLPITRHETSKEEFFEKFKNDELKQAVLKNIKDETLTIYKQGDFEDLCRGPHLPNTRMIRSFKLTRVAGAYLGGDEKNEMITRIYGIAFFDKQALFDYTRMLEEAKKRDHRKLGTELELFTFNDDVGAGLPMWLPKGARLRSKLEHLLYKAHRIRGYEPVRGPEILKAEMWKISGHYANYKENMYFTTIDDQEYGIKPMNCVGHIQIFKNNLVSYKELPKKLFEYGVVHRHEMSGAMHGLFRVREFTQDDSHIFCTQDQIKQVIFEVLEFVDTLLKVFDFKYEIEVSTKPEKAIGDDIFWEKTTKGIMDALDENNISYGIDEGGGAFYGPKIDIKILDAIGRKWQCGTVQVDMNLPSRFEVEYINEKGEKEQPVMIHRAILGSFERFIGILTEHCAGEFPFIIAPTQVIFVPIADSHIEYAKELQKCLLEDDMDSEIYNMNESLNKRIRMAEKQRVPMIVVIGDEEVANKSVALRNRRTREQSNMSKEEFISMLNEIKNGSKI, from the coding sequence TTGGAACCTATTGGAATATTAAAAGATGGTCAAATTTATGACCTTCAAACTGCAGACGCGCTAAATATCCAAGGAGAAGAGATAAAAGCTGATGATTCAAAAGAATCTTTAGATATTTTAAGACACTCATGTGCACACTTAATGGCTCAGGCTATCAAAGAACTTTATCCTGAGGCAAAATTCTTCGTTGGACCAGTTGTAAAAGAAGGCTTTTACTATGATTTCAAAGTAGAAAGTAAAATTTCAGATGACGATTTACCTACTATTGAAAAGAAAATGAAAGAAATTGCGGATAGAAAACTTCCTATCACAAGACATGAAACCTCAAAAGAAGAATTCTTTGAAAAGTTTAAAAATGATGAATTAAAGCAAGCCGTTCTAAAAAATATCAAAGATGAAACTTTAACAATCTATAAGCAAGGTGATTTTGAAGATTTATGTAGAGGTCCTCACTTACCAAATACAAGAATGATTAGAAGTTTCAAATTAACAAGAGTAGCTGGAGCTTATCTTGGCGGTGATGAAAAGAATGAAATGATTACGAGAATCTATGGAATTGCGTTCTTTGATAAACAAGCACTTTTTGATTATACAAGAATGCTTGAAGAAGCTAAAAAAAGAGACCATAGAAAATTAGGAACAGAATTAGAACTATTTACATTTAATGATGATGTTGGTGCTGGTCTGCCTATGTGGTTACCAAAAGGTGCAAGATTAAGAAGTAAATTAGAACACCTACTTTATAAAGCGCACAGAATTAGAGGTTATGAACCTGTTCGAGGACCTGAAATTTTAAAAGCAGAAATGTGGAAAATATCTGGTCACTATGCAAACTATAAAGAAAATATGTATTTTACTACTATTGATGATCAAGAGTATGGAATAAAACCAATGAATTGTGTTGGACATATTCAAATATTTAAAAATAATCTTGTTTCATATAAAGAACTACCAAAAAAACTTTTTGAATATGGTGTTGTTCATAGACATGAAATGAGTGGAGCTATGCATGGATTATTTAGAGTAAGAGAATTTACTCAAGATGATTCACATATATTTTGTACACAAGATCAAATAAAACAAGTTATTTTTGAAGTATTAGAGTTTGTTGATACTTTATTAAAAGTTTTTGATTTTAAATATGAAATTGAAGTTTCTACAAAACCTGAAAAAGCTATTGGTGATGATATTTTTTGGGAAAAAACTACAAAAGGTATTATGGATGCTTTAGATGAAAATAATATCTCTTATGGAATTGATGAAGGTGGTGGAGCTTTCTATGGTCCAAAAATTGATATTAAAATTCTTGATGCTATTGGAAGAAAATGGCAATGTGGTACAGTTCAAGTTGATATGAATTTACCTTCAAGATTTGAAGTTGAATATATAAATGAAAAAGGTGAAAAAGAACAACCTGTTATGATTCATAGAGCGATACTTGGTTCTTTTGAAAGATTTATTGGTATTTTAACTGAACACTGTGCGGGAGAATTTCCATTTATAATTGCTCCAACACAAGTTATTTTTGTGCCAATTGCTGATTCTCATATTGAATATGCAAAAGAATTACAAAAATGTTTATTAGAAGATGATATGGATTCTGAAATTTACAACATGAATGAAAGTTTAAATAAAAGAATTAGAATGGCAGAAAAGCAAAGAGTTCCAATGATAGTTGTTATTGGAGATGAAGAAGTTGCTAATAAATCTGTTGCATTAAGAAATAGAAGAACTAGAGAACAATCAAACATGAGCAAAGAAGAATTTATTTCAATGCTAAATGAAATCAAAAACGGGAGCAAAATTTGA
- a CDS encoding DUF3373 domain-containing protein, which translates to MKKNLIAMSVVAALTTTSFANDLNKEMYNQIQALKAKLDALEKKMAEQEAKQKTQTPAVTIVDEKRIEKIEKKLDTVSKTATAAKIQSGNDNLKWDVDFRTQVDNIQYKHVDGSKSKNNALLTNRLWLGMGYKADDNSSFHGKLSYNKAFGDTADHSQSNTNPGYANFDWVTNENATDNSIKLKEAYWLYQKEKLFGADIPWAASVGRRPSTDGLPINIRNDQQPNSPLSHTVDVEFDGFSLKFDTQSLTGLTGSWFKICGGRGLTNAKPRFDMSGTAYASDDDKNVDVDMLGFIAVPYDDGQYSVHMQYSHAWNLIGFDGQSLNNFNTAYYNYSMNPTDVNNAYALQMATPSFKDVGDIDLATVLFKTEGIGNGISDYLDNTIAFASFAMSKTNPNDIPGGMLGSTDSENGYSVWLGVNAPCPIDPDNAKIGFEWNKGSKYWRSMTYGEDTYAGSKIATRGQAWEVYRTQKLTKALSFGVSYVFMDYDYTGSNSFFGADGTPVAISEAAGSAVSEAQDVRAYMRYKF; encoded by the coding sequence ATGAAAAAAAATTTAATTGCAATGTCTGTGGTTGCTGCTTTAACTACAACATCATTTGCAAATGACTTAAATAAAGAAATGTACAATCAAATACAAGCATTGAAAGCTAAACTTGATGCATTAGAGAAAAAAATGGCTGAACAAGAAGCTAAACAAAAAACTCAAACACCAGCAGTTACAATAGTTGATGAAAAAAGAATTGAGAAAATTGAAAAAAAACTTGATACAGTTTCAAAAACTGCAACAGCTGCAAAAATTCAAAGTGGAAATGATAATTTAAAATGGGATGTTGATTTTAGAACACAAGTTGATAATATCCAATATAAACATGTTGATGGTTCAAAATCTAAAAATAACGCACTTCTAACAAATAGATTATGGTTAGGTATGGGATACAAGGCAGATGATAATTCATCATTCCATGGTAAATTATCTTATAACAAAGCTTTTGGAGATACAGCTGATCATAGCCAATCAAATACAAATCCAGGTTATGCAAACTTTGACTGGGTTACAAATGAAAATGCAACAGATAATAGTATAAAATTAAAAGAAGCTTATTGGTTATATCAAAAAGAAAAATTATTTGGAGCTGATATTCCATGGGCAGCATCAGTTGGAAGACGACCTTCAACAGATGGTTTACCAATCAATATTAGAAATGATCAACAACCAAACTCTCCGCTATCACATACAGTTGATGTTGAATTTGATGGTTTCTCACTTAAATTTGATACACAAAGTTTAACTGGACTTACAGGTTCTTGGTTTAAAATCTGTGGAGGAAGAGGTTTAACTAATGCTAAACCTAGATTTGATATGTCAGGTACTGCTTATGCATCTGATGATGATAAAAATGTTGATGTTGATATGTTAGGATTTATTGCCGTACCATATGATGATGGTCAATATTCTGTTCATATGCAATATTCACATGCTTGGAATTTAATTGGATTTGATGGACAATCATTAAATAATTTTAATACAGCCTACTATAATTATTCTATGAATCCAACAGATGTAAATAATGCTTATGCTTTACAAATGGCAACACCTTCATTTAAAGATGTTGGTGATATTGATTTAGCAACGGTTTTATTTAAAACTGAAGGAATTGGAAATGGTATTTCTGATTATTTAGATAATACTATTGCTTTTGCTTCATTTGCAATGAGTAAAACAAATCCAAATGATATTCCAGGTGGAATGTTAGGTTCAACTGATTCTGAAAATGGATATTCTGTTTGGTTAGGAGTAAATGCACCTTGTCCAATCGATCCAGACAATGCAAAAATAGGATTTGAATGGAATAAAGGAAGTAAATACTGGAGATCAATGACTTATGGCGAAGACACATATGCTGGAAGTAAAATTGCAACAAGAGGTCAAGCTTGGGAAGTTTATAGAACTCAAAAATTAACTAAAGCTTTAAGTTTTGGTGTTAGTTATGTATTTATGGATTATGACTACACAGGTTCAAACTCATTCTTTGGAGCTGATGGAACACCTGTAGCTATTTCTGAAGCGGCAGGAAGTGCAGTATCTGAAGCACAAGATGTTAGAGCTTATATGAGATATAAATTCTAA
- a CDS encoding NFACT RNA binding domain-containing protein, whose amino-acid sequence MKYFLLKEIVQYLSLNAQNIKSIRRIDNNLIIIEFNNRNIVYFDVSKGNARIFKHKKILSSKKDFNAPFDVSLQKRFNNSKIENFELYNEDKIINIKVNSSSSYKKLTTILQLEFTGKHTNIIILDENRVVIEALRHIDEFSSSRVVKVGHKLDEVPKQNFIPKMEEITNIEDYLYEIYEKSELENLENIKKQKISQIEKKVTKLKKTIESLPKKEELEFESNSLYEKANLILSNLHNIKPYQKSFKVYNYEGVEIEIDLEGKASASKYSNDLFKKAKRAKQKASNISLEKDNLTEKLDYLLRLINNLKNATSIEECEFLLPKKERNQTKTKKAQSFESFFFEGYKIMLGSSERENIYLLENSKASDFWFHLKDRPSCHVIVQNTKKEIPQSVINQAATLCVKFSVDYSGTYEVDFTQRRNVKIQVGANVLYNPYTTAVVRI is encoded by the coding sequence ATGAAATATTTTTTATTAAAGGAAATAGTACAATATTTATCTTTAAATGCCCAAAATATCAAGTCAATAAGGAGAATAGACAATAATTTAATTATAATTGAATTTAATAATAGAAATATAGTCTATTTTGATGTTTCTAAAGGAAATGCAAGAATATTTAAGCATAAAAAGATTTTATCTTCTAAAAAAGATTTTAATGCGCCATTTGATGTAAGTTTACAAAAAAGATTTAACAACTCGAAAATAGAGAATTTTGAGCTTTATAACGAAGATAAAATTATAAATATTAAAGTAAATTCTTCATCTTCTTATAAAAAATTAACAACAATATTACAATTAGAGTTTACAGGAAAACACACAAATATAATCATTTTAGATGAAAATAGAGTAGTAATTGAAGCCTTAAGACATATTGATGAATTCTCTTCAAGTAGAGTTGTTAAAGTGGGACATAAGTTAGATGAAGTTCCAAAACAAAATTTTATTCCAAAGATGGAAGAGATTACTAATATTGAAGATTATTTGTATGAAATTTATGAAAAAAGTGAACTTGAAAATTTAGAAAATATAAAAAAACAAAAAATTTCACAAATTGAAAAAAAAGTGACAAAACTAAAAAAGACTATTGAATCTTTACCAAAAAAAGAAGAACTAGAATTTGAATCAAATAGTTTATATGAAAAAGCAAACTTAATTTTGTCAAATTTACATAATATTAAACCTTATCAAAAAAGTTTTAAAGTTTATAATTATGAAGGCGTTGAAATTGAAATTGATTTAGAAGGAAAAGCAAGTGCTTCAAAATATTCAAATGATTTATTTAAAAAAGCAAAAAGAGCGAAACAAAAAGCATCAAATATCTCTTTAGAAAAAGATAATTTAACTGAAAAGTTAGATTATTTATTAAGATTGATAAATAATCTTAAAAATGCAACTTCAATTGAAGAGTGTGAATTTTTATTGCCTAAAAAAGAAAGAAATCAAACTAAAACAAAAAAAGCACAATCTTTTGAAAGTTTCTTTTTTGAAGGTTATAAAATAATGTTGGGTTCTAGTGAAAGGGAAAATATTTATTTACTAGAAAATTCAAAAGCAAGTGATTTTTGGTTTCATTTAAAAGATAGACCATCTTGTCATGTAATTGTACAAAATACAAAAAAAGAAATTCCTCAAAGTGTGATAAACCAAGCAGCAACTTTATGCGTAAAATTTTCAGTTGATTATTCAGGAACTTATGAAGTAGATTTTACACAAAGAAGAAATGTTAAAATTCAAGTAGGAGCAAATGTTTTATACAATCCTTATACAACAGCAGTTGTAAGAATTTAA
- a CDS encoding complement resistance protein TraT yields the protein MNKIKTLGLSIAVSALFFSGCATTELQTSSKMTQSVFINPVAKSKRLIFVSSKNTSGQKINLENSILTELQAKGYTIVEDPEQATYVLMMNVLYCDKKQENNAAGGAVAAGAAGAGISAYNNGGAGQAIGVGLGAALVGGLLAKATEDTIYQMQVDILIREKANGKVYTSSATANGQSSVSDSGKAGFMNTFSGNIKNTDASGKLNSNMANATAQQYETNYIEHKTMLFAEATKMNLTLQEATPILEKQIANQIAGLF from the coding sequence ATGAATAAAATTAAAACATTGGGATTGAGTATTGCTGTATCTGCATTATTTTTTTCAGGTTGTGCTACAACGGAACTACAAACAAGTTCAAAAATGACACAAAGTGTATTTATAAATCCTGTAGCAAAAAGTAAAAGATTAATTTTTGTTTCAAGTAAAAACACAAGTGGGCAAAAAATAAATCTTGAAAATAGTATTTTAACTGAGCTACAGGCAAAAGGATACACTATTGTAGAAGATCCAGAACAAGCAACTTATGTTTTAATGATGAATGTTTTATATTGTGATAAAAAACAAGAAAATAACGCAGCAGGTGGAGCAGTTGCAGCTGGTGCAGCTGGTGCTGGAATTTCTGCTTATAATAATGGTGGAGCAGGACAAGCAATTGGTGTTGGTTTAGGAGCTGCATTAGTTGGAGGTTTATTAGCAAAAGCTACAGAAGACACAATTTATCAAATGCAAGTTGATATTTTAATTAGAGAAAAAGCAAATGGAAAAGTTTATACTTCAAGTGCAACAGCAAATGGACAATCAAGTGTAAGTGATTCTGGTAAAGCTGGATTTATGAATACTTTCTCAGGAAATATTAAAAATACAGATGCATCTGGTAAATTAAATTCAAATATGGCTAATGCTACAGCTCAACAATATGAGACAAATTATATAGAACATAAAACTATGTTATTTGCAGAAGCTACAAAAATGAATTTAACATTACAAGAAGCTACACCAATTTTAGAAAAACAAATAGCAAATCAAATTGCTGGATTATTCTAA